ACAGGTCATTAGCAAAATTATCGCGGAAGGCGGCCAGTACGGCTCACAGGATTTTGGGGCCGGCGGCAATGTAACAATCGATATGTCCTCGCCTAATATTGCCAAGCCTTTTTCAATGGGGCATTTACGTTCAACTGTAATTGGGAACTCCATTGCTTTAATTCTTGAAAAATGCGGCTTTAAGCCTATTAGAATTAACCATCTCGGAGACTGGGGGACCCAGTTCGGTAAATTAATCTCCGCATATAAACATTGGGGAGATGCCGAGAAAGTGAAAGAGAACCCAATCAAAGAGCTGCTGAGTTTGTATGTTCAATTCCATGCAGAAGCGGAAACGAAGCCTGAGCTTGAAGATGAAGGCCGCAGCTGGTTTAAGCGTTTGGAAGATGGCGATGAAGAGGCGTTAAGCCTATGGCAATGGTTCCGTGATGAATCATTAAAGGAATTCTCCAGAATTTATGAATTGATGAATGTGGAATTTGATTCATTTGCCGGAGAAGCTTTTTATAACGATAAAATGGACCGTGTCGTTAACCTGTTAGAGGAGAAGGGATTACTTGTAGAATCCGATCAGGCCCAAGTAGTGGAACTGACAGATGAACAGCTTCCTCCATGTTTGATTAAAAAATCCGATGGTGCTACGTTGTATGCAACACGCGATCTGGCCGCAGCCCTTTATCGTAAAGAAAACTATGATTTCGTACAATCGGTATATGTAGTAGGTCACGAGCAAAGCCTCCATTTTAAACAGTTAATTTCTGTGTTGAAAAAAATGGGTTATGACTGGGCGGATAAAATGGTCCATGTTCCATTTGGAATGATGCTGAAAGACGGCAAGAAAATGTCGACACGTAAAGGGAAAGTCGTGTTATTGGAAGAAGTATTAAACGAGTCCATTGTTATGGCACTAAATAATATTGAAGAAAAGAATCCAAACTTGGTCAACAAAGATGAGGTAGCTAAACAAGTTGGGGTCGGTGCCGTCATTTTCCATGATTTAAAGAACAATCGTATGAATGATATTGAGTTCTCATTAGAAGAAATGCTTCGCTTTGAAGGGGAAACAGGCCCTTACGTACAATATTCATTTGCTAGAGCATGCTCAATTTTACGAAAA
Above is a genomic segment from Neobacillus endophyticus containing:
- the argS gene encoding arginine--tRNA ligase — encoded protein: MNFKKELAQILFEALEGEISVEQLEQSIEKPKNSSLGDLAFPCFPLAKVKRKAPNVIAQELKEKVQSPTFEKVEVVGAYLNLFLNKKLVSEQVISKIIAEGGQYGSQDFGAGGNVTIDMSSPNIAKPFSMGHLRSTVIGNSIALILEKCGFKPIRINHLGDWGTQFGKLISAYKHWGDAEKVKENPIKELLSLYVQFHAEAETKPELEDEGRSWFKRLEDGDEEALSLWQWFRDESLKEFSRIYELMNVEFDSFAGEAFYNDKMDRVVNLLEEKGLLVESDQAQVVELTDEQLPPCLIKKSDGATLYATRDLAAALYRKENYDFVQSVYVVGHEQSLHFKQLISVLKKMGYDWADKMVHVPFGMMLKDGKKMSTRKGKVVLLEEVLNESIVMALNNIEEKNPNLVNKDEVAKQVGVGAVIFHDLKNNRMNDIEFSLEEMLRFEGETGPYVQYSFARACSILRKGEWTPAAYDASANQTTWEKEWKVITMLMEFSNAIKRAGENYDPSQVAKYIVDLAQSFNKYYAEVKVLEDSEEKQARLALVYSVTAVLKEGLRLLGIAAPEEM